The following are encoded in a window of Microbacterium sp. LWO13-1.2 genomic DNA:
- a CDS encoding inositol monophosphatase family protein has translation MSLERDLGELAADIAREAGGLARRRRQEGVHLAATKSTLADIVTDADREVEALIRARLRAERPGDGFLGEESGAEAGDTDITWVVDPIDGTVNYAYGIPAYNVSIAAVRGSADPDVWEALAGAVFAPVHDELFTAVRGHGAWLGSTRLAVTTDSAAAGALLGTGFGYDPATHEGDLATVRSVMPMARDLRRMGAAALDLAYVAAGRLDGYFERGLAPWDIAAGALLVTEAGGKFSRIDADSSRPMVIAGGVDVHDRLLALIGDPSSQAKR, from the coding sequence GTGAGCCTGGAACGCGACCTCGGCGAGCTCGCCGCCGACATCGCCCGCGAGGCCGGCGGACTCGCGCGGCGCCGTCGCCAGGAGGGCGTGCATCTCGCGGCGACGAAGTCGACGCTGGCCGACATCGTCACCGACGCCGATCGTGAGGTCGAAGCGCTGATCCGCGCCCGGCTGCGCGCCGAGCGCCCGGGCGATGGCTTCCTCGGCGAAGAATCCGGGGCAGAGGCCGGCGACACGGACATCACGTGGGTCGTCGATCCGATCGACGGAACGGTGAACTACGCGTACGGCATTCCCGCGTACAACGTGAGCATCGCCGCCGTCCGCGGCAGCGCGGATCCTGACGTGTGGGAGGCGCTCGCCGGAGCGGTGTTCGCACCGGTGCACGATGAGCTCTTCACGGCTGTGCGCGGTCACGGCGCCTGGTTGGGCTCGACACGTCTCGCGGTCACGACCGATTCGGCGGCAGCCGGCGCGCTGCTCGGCACGGGGTTCGGCTACGACCCGGCGACGCACGAAGGAGATCTGGCGACGGTACGCAGCGTCATGCCCATGGCGCGCGACCTCCGGCGCATGGGGGCTGCCGCGCTCGATCTCGCCTACGTGGCCGCCGGTCGACTCGACGGATACTTCGAGCGAGGGCTGGCGCCCTGGGACATCGCCGCAGGCGCCCTGCTCGTCACCGAGGCGGGCGGGAAGTTCTCCCGGATCGACGCCGACTCGTCGCGGCCGATGGTGATCGCCGGCGGCGTTGATGTGCACGACCGCCTGCTGGCCCTGATCGGCGACCCGTCTTCGCAGGCGAAAAGGTGA
- a CDS encoding enoyl-CoA hydratase/isomerase family protein → MSDAILFSVTDGMARLTLNRPSRLNAFNADLAHAWRDVTAEATSRTDVKAILLDAAGPAFCAGGDVIDMATSMGSGADITALAEVINAGIRSLTESTIPVVAAAHGTTAGGGLGILLCSDYAVVGSRSRLGSLYANIGLTPDLSVSAQLARAVGERRALQLVLQDRLLTADEAQQWGLIAEVITGMDAAAEAEQVRARAEEIARFWLAGAADAYGQAKWLVRSQPQRSFAEQLSEEARSIGAFMETADAQARITAFAAASAKAR, encoded by the coding sequence ATGAGCGATGCCATCCTGTTCTCGGTGACCGATGGGATGGCGCGACTGACGCTGAACCGTCCGTCCCGGCTCAACGCGTTCAACGCGGATCTCGCACATGCCTGGCGCGACGTCACCGCCGAGGCGACATCGAGAACGGACGTCAAGGCGATCCTGCTCGACGCCGCCGGTCCCGCGTTCTGCGCGGGTGGCGACGTCATCGACATGGCGACCTCGATGGGCTCCGGCGCCGACATCACCGCGCTCGCGGAGGTGATCAACGCCGGAATCCGTTCGCTCACCGAATCGACGATCCCGGTCGTCGCGGCGGCACACGGCACGACCGCGGGTGGCGGACTCGGGATCCTGCTCTGCAGCGACTACGCCGTTGTCGGCTCGCGCTCCCGCCTCGGCAGTCTGTACGCGAACATCGGCCTGACGCCCGACCTCTCGGTCTCCGCGCAGCTCGCGAGGGCCGTTGGCGAGCGCCGTGCACTCCAGCTCGTGCTGCAGGACCGGCTCCTCACCGCCGACGAGGCGCAGCAGTGGGGTCTGATCGCCGAGGTCATCACGGGTATGGATGCCGCGGCAGAGGCCGAGCAGGTGCGTGCGCGCGCTGAGGAGATCGCCCGATTCTGGCTGGCCGGCGCGGCCGACGCCTACGGGCAGGCGAAGTGGCTCGTGCGCTCGCAGCCGCAGCGGTCCTTCGCCGAGCAGTTGAGCGAGGAAGCCCGATCGATCGGGGCCTTCATGGAGACCGCCGACGCGCAGGCGCGGATCACCGCCTTCGCGGCAGCGTCGGCCAAGGCCCGCTGA
- a CDS encoding peptidoglycan DD-metalloendopeptidase family protein: MPFETPQAAPAPTRRSSRLRNEAVEAPAVGTTAAAFAAPNSLPAMTAPSAPVLTSRRAARQQVSVPSVDASSTPLLAPAAPVESPAESPAAETMSDEGVDVFAQATRAFRIGEQTADAAASVPRATEDKLAEPTIPHVAPRRSYSVRRFVTIGATVGVMSLAGLLAVSMTLPTEAVAAAQAPQAAAVTSLVTASKTAKDDAPEGEIQAYVASSDVQNESLERAEDFSTVSYLDIAAEQGIRYSGEVYTNDPDAAIQWPFLVGVGMTYGYGMRDGRLHAGIDFVPGNGAPIQAIADGTVRTATEQGGGYGVTVYIDHIIDGAVITSHYAHMQYGSLRVKAGDTVKVGDIVGLTGDTGNSYGAHLHFELIVNGSTIDPMPWMKENAGRSSY, from the coding sequence TTGCCCTTCGAAACTCCCCAGGCTGCCCCTGCGCCCACGCGCCGTTCCAGCCGACTCCGCAACGAGGCCGTCGAGGCCCCCGCGGTGGGAACGACGGCAGCCGCCTTCGCCGCGCCGAACAGTCTTCCCGCCATGACAGCGCCGTCGGCACCCGTTCTGACCTCGCGTCGCGCAGCGCGGCAGCAGGTGAGCGTTCCGAGCGTCGACGCGTCCAGCACCCCGCTTCTCGCACCCGCTGCTCCGGTCGAGTCGCCCGCCGAATCTCCCGCCGCCGAGACGATGTCCGACGAAGGCGTCGACGTCTTCGCGCAGGCGACTCGCGCATTCCGTATCGGTGAGCAGACGGCGGATGCCGCGGCATCCGTCCCTCGTGCCACCGAAGACAAGCTCGCAGAGCCGACGATCCCCCACGTCGCGCCCCGCCGTTCGTACTCGGTCCGTCGTTTCGTGACGATCGGCGCGACCGTCGGCGTGATGAGCCTCGCCGGTCTCCTCGCCGTCTCGATGACACTTCCGACCGAGGCCGTCGCCGCCGCTCAGGCTCCGCAGGCCGCGGCCGTGACGTCGCTCGTCACCGCCTCCAAGACCGCGAAGGACGACGCCCCCGAGGGTGAGATCCAGGCGTACGTCGCTTCGTCCGACGTGCAGAACGAATCGCTCGAGCGCGCAGAGGACTTCTCGACGGTGTCGTATCTCGACATCGCTGCCGAGCAGGGCATCCGGTACTCCGGCGAGGTTTACACGAACGATCCGGATGCCGCGATCCAGTGGCCCTTCCTGGTCGGCGTCGGCATGACCTACGGCTACGGCATGCGCGATGGCCGACTGCACGCCGGTATCGACTTCGTGCCCGGCAACGGCGCTCCGATCCAGGCGATCGCCGACGGCACGGTGCGCACCGCGACCGAGCAGGGCGGCGGCTATGGAGTCACCGTCTACATCGACCACATCATCGATGGCGCCGTCATCACCAGCCACTACGCGCACATGCAGTACGGCTCGCTCCGCGTGAAGGCCGGCGACACCGTGAAGGTCGGCGACATCGTCGGTCTCACCGGCGATACCGGCAACTCCTACGGCGCGCACTTGCACTTCGAACTCATCGTCAACGGGTCGACCATCGACCCGATGCCGTGGATGAAGGAGAACGCGGGTCGATCCTCGTATTGA
- a CDS encoding FBP domain-containing protein, giving the protein MRALTEADVRASFVNADADELRVMAMPHDFMLVDWDYLDFFAWRDPAAGRRGYVLIEHEGRVVGVVLRASDPGRGRSGMCNICHTMQPGNQVALFSAGRAGDAGARGDSVGTYLCADLSCHESVRLAHPLAPNEIRAAGQVDIRLDGTRRRMEAFISRVLEQE; this is encoded by the coding sequence ATGCGAGCGCTCACCGAAGCCGACGTCCGTGCGTCGTTCGTCAATGCGGATGCCGATGAATTGCGCGTCATGGCGATGCCGCACGACTTCATGCTCGTCGACTGGGACTATCTCGACTTCTTCGCGTGGCGTGATCCGGCCGCCGGCCGCCGCGGCTACGTGCTGATCGAGCACGAGGGGCGTGTCGTCGGTGTGGTGCTGCGCGCCTCCGATCCCGGGCGCGGGCGCTCCGGCATGTGCAATATCTGTCACACGATGCAGCCGGGCAACCAGGTGGCGCTGTTCTCCGCCGGCCGCGCCGGCGATGCGGGCGCACGCGGCGACTCCGTCGGCACCTATCTCTGCGCCGACCTGTCCTGCCACGAGAGTGTTCGGCTTGCGCATCCGCTCGCTCCGAACGAGATCAGGGCGGCGGGTCAGGTCGACATCCGCCTCGACGGCACCCGACGCCGGATGGAGGCGTTCATCTCCCGCGTGCTGGAGCAGGAGTGA
- the alr gene encoding alanine racemase translates to MTRPASAGWVEVDTEAIDHNIRTIRAELGDHVEFCAVVKADAYGHGVDLVVPLLIANRVTMIGVTSNDEARLTRSFGFTGRLLRLRTGVREEIDEGVGYGIEEWVGGVEHARVIANVARERARRIRVHISLNSTGLSRDGIEAGGGLSDEVVQSVLRHPAFDVVGVCSHFPCEDRADVRQGAARFDRESRELLGLLDPASSPQRHCATTYAALYEPGTRFDLVRIGAALYGDTDALGGELRPAMRLVSSIAALNTYPGGSTAGYERRHRLHEEATLAVVPLGYADGYHRSLGGRAEVLVHGRRAPVVDQLAMNTFLADVSHIPEVRVGDEVVAYGAQGRDTITAADIERFTGQIAADLYTAWGRLLPRVPRRPLDRMSRPDELVGERGVRSR, encoded by the coding sequence GTGACGCGACCCGCGTCAGCGGGATGGGTCGAAGTCGACACCGAGGCGATCGACCACAACATTCGCACGATCCGCGCAGAACTCGGCGACCACGTCGAGTTCTGCGCGGTGGTGAAAGCAGACGCGTACGGGCACGGTGTCGATCTCGTCGTGCCCCTCTTGATCGCGAATCGCGTCACCATGATCGGCGTGACATCGAATGACGAGGCGCGGCTCACCCGTTCGTTCGGATTCACCGGCCGTCTGCTGCGTCTCCGAACCGGGGTTCGCGAGGAGATCGACGAAGGCGTGGGGTACGGGATCGAAGAGTGGGTCGGCGGCGTCGAGCACGCGCGCGTGATCGCGAACGTGGCCCGAGAACGAGCGCGGCGGATCCGAGTTCATATCTCCCTCAACTCCACCGGTCTGAGCCGTGACGGCATCGAGGCGGGCGGTGGACTCTCCGATGAAGTCGTGCAGAGCGTCCTGCGGCATCCGGCCTTCGATGTCGTCGGAGTCTGCTCGCACTTCCCCTGCGAGGATCGTGCAGACGTTCGGCAAGGAGCAGCGAGGTTCGACCGGGAGTCTCGTGAGCTCCTAGGCCTCCTCGATCCCGCATCCTCGCCGCAGCGTCACTGCGCCACCACGTACGCTGCGCTCTACGAGCCGGGCACGCGGTTCGATCTGGTGCGCATCGGAGCCGCGCTCTACGGCGATACCGATGCGCTCGGCGGCGAGCTGCGCCCGGCCATGCGCCTCGTCTCCTCGATCGCCGCCCTCAATACCTATCCGGGCGGGAGCACCGCAGGATACGAACGCCGCCACCGCCTGCATGAGGAGGCGACACTCGCCGTCGTGCCCCTGGGATACGCCGACGGATACCACCGGAGTCTCGGCGGCCGGGCCGAGGTCCTCGTGCACGGGCGGCGAGCACCGGTGGTCGACCAGCTCGCGATGAACACATTTCTCGCCGACGTGTCGCACATCCCCGAGGTGCGTGTCGGCGACGAGGTCGTCGCCTACGGTGCGCAGGGTCGTGACACCATCACGGCTGCCGACATCGAGCGGTTCACTGGTCAGATCGCCGCCGACCTCTACACGGCCTGGGGGCGACTCCTGCCGAGAGTCCCGCGCCGGCCGCTGGATAGGATGAGCCGACCGGACGAGCTCGTAGGGGAGAGGGGAGTGCGCAGCAGATGA
- a CDS encoding IclR family transcriptional regulator C-terminal domain-containing protein, translated as MSASSLTQGLALLDAAIRQERLRRLGHNASRLADATGIERSRVSRLTQELRELEYLERSESALLAAGPEYFRTAATLNATWLKGSREVLRFLASHLRMTAVIAVADGPRAVLLRYEQAIAAADRSLRPGLVAPIWCTGAGRALLWDHSRGGLQELLDDMQFVGVGGPASARSVAEVQSRLERDRANGFIAASQEYVDGVDEFALPIRRGGAVIASLALAGAHRDKGASREVRARLGEAAQQLSAAADGR; from the coding sequence ATGAGTGCATCCTCTCTCACGCAAGGTCTGGCGTTGCTGGATGCCGCCATCAGGCAGGAACGATTGCGCCGCCTGGGGCACAATGCATCCCGGCTCGCGGATGCGACGGGCATCGAGCGGAGTCGCGTCTCGCGACTGACCCAAGAGCTGCGGGAACTGGAGTACCTGGAACGCAGTGAATCCGCGTTGCTCGCCGCGGGGCCGGAGTACTTCCGCACGGCAGCGACGCTGAACGCCACGTGGCTGAAGGGCTCCCGCGAGGTTCTGAGGTTTCTTGCGTCGCACCTGCGGATGACGGCCGTGATCGCGGTCGCCGACGGTCCCCGAGCGGTGCTTCTTCGGTATGAGCAGGCGATCGCAGCGGCCGACCGCTCGCTCCGGCCCGGACTCGTCGCACCCATCTGGTGCACGGGTGCCGGCCGGGCGCTGCTGTGGGATCACTCTCGAGGAGGCCTGCAGGAGCTGCTCGACGATATGCAGTTCGTCGGCGTCGGCGGGCCGGCATCCGCCCGCTCGGTCGCCGAGGTGCAATCGCGACTCGAACGCGACCGCGCCAACGGATTCATCGCCGCGAGCCAGGAGTACGTCGATGGGGTGGACGAGTTCGCTCTCCCCATTCGGCGGGGCGGGGCGGTCATCGCCTCACTCGCCCTTGCCGGTGCGCATCGAGACAAAGGCGCGTCCCGTGAGGTGCGAGCGCGCCTCGGCGAAGCCGCGCAGCAGCTGAGCGCCGCGGCCGACGGCCGCTGA
- a CDS encoding amino acid permease: MDARHLIMIALGGVIGSGLFLSSGYTISQAGPLGAIIAYLIGALVVYLVMACLGELAIAYPVSGAFHIYAARSIGPATGFTTAWLYWLCWVVALGSEFTASGILMQRWFPGVPVWLWCLIFAAVLFLLNAISARVFGEAEFWFSLIKVVAIVGLIVLGGAAIFGITPLSAEHPPAILFSNFETPDGLFPGGFSGVIVTALAVFYAFSGSELIGVAAGETKDPAKNIPKALRSTVLRLVVLFVGAIAVVAAILPYEQASVTSSPFVDVFEYVGVPFAADIMNFVIITALLSAGNSGLFSCARMLFSLAEEGHAPQRLAYLTKRGVPIVALTVSILIGLVSLLTSVIAPGTVYLVLVSIAGFAVVAVWMSIVASQFFHRRAFVRDGGDIKTLAYRTPLYPALPIVAFALLFISIVAIAFDPNQVAALYFGVPFVGACYLYFWWRHGRKRQADDASAAPVGAGAAE; encoded by the coding sequence ATGGACGCGCGGCACCTGATCATGATCGCCCTCGGCGGTGTGATCGGGTCGGGGCTGTTCCTCAGCTCCGGATACACGATCTCGCAGGCCGGCCCCCTCGGCGCGATCATCGCCTATCTGATCGGCGCGCTCGTCGTCTACCTGGTGATGGCCTGTCTCGGTGAACTGGCGATCGCGTATCCCGTCTCCGGTGCCTTCCACATCTACGCGGCCCGCTCGATCGGCCCCGCGACCGGATTCACCACGGCCTGGCTGTACTGGCTGTGCTGGGTCGTCGCGCTCGGCTCGGAATTCACCGCATCGGGAATCCTGATGCAGCGCTGGTTCCCCGGAGTTCCGGTGTGGCTGTGGTGCCTGATCTTCGCAGCGGTGCTGTTCCTGCTCAACGCCATCTCGGCGCGCGTCTTCGGCGAGGCCGAGTTCTGGTTCTCACTCATCAAGGTCGTCGCCATCGTCGGTCTCATCGTGCTGGGCGGCGCCGCGATCTTCGGAATCACGCCGCTGTCCGCAGAACACCCGCCGGCGATCCTGTTCAGCAACTTCGAGACACCCGACGGTCTGTTCCCCGGCGGCTTCAGCGGCGTGATCGTCACCGCGCTCGCCGTCTTCTACGCCTTCAGCGGCTCGGAGCTCATCGGCGTCGCGGCCGGTGAGACGAAGGACCCTGCCAAGAACATTCCGAAGGCCCTCCGCTCGACGGTCCTGCGCCTCGTGGTCCTGTTCGTCGGTGCGATCGCCGTCGTCGCCGCGATCCTTCCTTACGAGCAGGCCAGCGTGACCAGCAGCCCGTTCGTAGACGTCTTCGAGTACGTGGGCGTGCCGTTCGCGGCCGACATCATGAACTTCGTCATCATCACCGCACTTCTCTCCGCCGGCAACAGCGGACTCTTCTCCTGCGCGCGCATGCTGTTCTCGCTGGCGGAGGAGGGGCATGCGCCCCAGCGTCTCGCGTACCTCACCAAGCGCGGAGTTCCGATCGTCGCGCTCACCGTGAGCATCCTCATCGGACTCGTCTCCCTGCTCACGAGCGTCATCGCGCCGGGAACGGTGTATCTGGTGCTCGTCTCGATCGCGGGGTTCGCGGTCGTGGCCGTGTGGATGTCGATCGTGGCGTCGCAGTTCTTCCACCGGCGCGCTTTCGTGCGAGACGGCGGCGATATCAAGACGCTGGCGTACCGGACGCCGCTCTACCCCGCTCTGCCGATCGTGGCCTTCGCGCTTCTGTTCATCTCGATCGTGGCGATCGCGTTCGACCCGAATCAGGTCGCGGCGCTGTACTTCGGGGTGCCGTTCGTCGGAGCCTGCTACCTGTACTTCTGGTGGCGCCATGGCCGCAAGCGCCAGGCGGATGACGCCTCGGCGGCGCCGGTCGGCGCCGGAGCGGCTGAGTGA
- a CDS encoding bile acid:sodium symporter family protein: MGSALTTIGLPVALGIIMLGLGLSLTLADFARVLKQPKAVIVALICQLILLPGICFGLVLLFQLPPVLAVGMMMLAASPGGTTANLYSHLFRGDIALNISLTAVNSVIAVITLPLITNFAIAYFQPFDNQLGLQWAKALEVFAIVLLPVAVGMLIRRLWPSFADGMDKPVRIASVVILIVVIAGAVASNWALLVANFTQLALITVLFCLISLSIGFFVPRWLKVGRRQAVATSFEIGIHNATLAIVIAQSVLGSVELSLPAAVYGVLMFFIAFGFGFLIRDRSTAAVDAAATSR, translated from the coding sequence ATGGGATCAGCGTTGACCACCATCGGACTGCCTGTGGCACTGGGCATCATCATGCTGGGCCTCGGGCTCAGCCTCACCCTCGCCGACTTCGCGCGGGTGCTGAAGCAGCCGAAAGCGGTGATCGTCGCGCTGATCTGCCAGCTCATCCTGCTGCCGGGCATCTGCTTCGGACTCGTGCTGCTGTTCCAACTGCCGCCGGTTCTGGCGGTGGGCATGATGATGCTCGCGGCCTCGCCTGGCGGCACGACGGCGAACCTCTACAGCCACCTGTTCCGCGGTGACATCGCGCTGAACATCTCCCTGACCGCGGTGAACTCGGTGATCGCGGTGATCACCCTGCCGCTGATCACGAACTTCGCGATCGCGTACTTCCAGCCGTTCGACAACCAGCTCGGGCTGCAGTGGGCGAAGGCGCTCGAGGTCTTCGCCATCGTCCTGCTCCCGGTTGCGGTCGGAATGCTGATCCGTCGCCTGTGGCCCTCCTTCGCGGACGGCATGGACAAACCGGTGCGGATCGCCTCCGTGGTCATCCTCATCGTCGTGATCGCCGGTGCCGTGGCATCGAACTGGGCGCTGCTCGTCGCGAATTTCACGCAGCTGGCGCTCATCACGGTGCTCTTCTGCCTGATCAGCCTGTCGATCGGGTTCTTCGTCCCGCGTTGGCTGAAGGTCGGCAGACGCCAGGCCGTGGCCACATCGTTCGAGATCGGCATCCACAACGCCACGCTCGCGATCGTCATCGCCCAATCCGTGCTCGGGTCGGTCGAGCTGAGTCTTCCCGCCGCGGTCTACGGCGTGCTCATGTTCTTCATCGCCTTCGGGTTCGGCTTCCTCATCCGCGATCGCTCGACTGCCGCCGTTGACGCCGCGGCGACGTCGAGGTGA
- a CDS encoding IclR family transcriptional regulator has translation MSMDRRTETRLSSMGRGFEIVRAVGALSDRGDTATVQSISRELDRDRSQVSRTLSALLNLGFVVRDADLAYSLSWNWYATAQELTDQRLQTVGMTTLDALAADLGQACFLSVLQGDSTVTILESIPADSRMIGSWRGRAYPAFCSDAGRAVLWDATDHEIRAVFSATEFVSPGPNAPGSVDDFIDRLRQDQERGYTIVDQEAEPGLYSVAAPVWDFRGEVIAAIQVVGEQEALRVRTPEYGASVRSAADALSQRLGAALL, from the coding sequence ATGTCGATGGATCGCCGCACCGAGACGCGCCTGAGCAGCATGGGACGAGGCTTCGAGATCGTCCGCGCAGTGGGCGCGCTGTCGGACCGCGGCGACACCGCAACCGTGCAGAGCATCTCTCGAGAACTGGACCGCGACCGCTCACAGGTCTCCCGGACTCTGTCCGCCCTCTTGAACCTCGGATTCGTCGTCCGCGATGCCGACCTCGCGTACTCGCTGTCCTGGAACTGGTACGCGACCGCCCAGGAACTCACCGATCAGCGTCTGCAGACCGTCGGGATGACGACGCTGGATGCGCTCGCAGCCGACCTCGGTCAGGCGTGCTTCCTGAGTGTCCTGCAGGGCGACAGCACCGTGACGATTCTGGAGAGCATCCCGGCGGACTCCCGCATGATCGGTTCGTGGCGGGGGCGCGCCTACCCGGCGTTCTGCAGCGACGCCGGGCGCGCGGTCCTCTGGGATGCCACCGATCACGAGATCCGCGCCGTGTTCTCGGCCACAGAGTTCGTCAGCCCAGGACCGAACGCTCCCGGCTCCGTCGACGACTTCATCGACCGCCTGCGTCAGGACCAGGAGCGCGGATACACGATCGTCGATCAGGAAGCAGAGCCGGGACTGTACTCCGTGGCCGCGCCCGTCTGGGACTTCCGCGGCGAAGTCATCGCGGCGATTCAGGTCGTCGGCGAGCAGGAAGCACTGCGCGTGAGAACACCGGAATACGGTGCTTCCGTGCGGAGCGCAGCCGATGCCCTCTCGCAACGTCTCGGCGCAGCACTGCTGTGA
- a CDS encoding homoserine dehydrogenase, producing MNHHDLALIGFGGVNRALAEIIRDRGEALADELGFTLRVVAITDLRFGSLMQSDGIDLDHVLNLPSNASFEGMPGGAAMPNNDHVIRQSSADIIVEATFTNPVDGEPAISHVRAALESGKSVTTTNKGPVAIARAALNRLADENGVRFEYEGSVMSGTPVLRFGRETMSGLRINAIQGILNGTSNYVLGKMEGGMTLQAAVAEAQELGYAEADPTADIEGSDVQLKVVILANELLGADLTTADVERRGISSLSAADIVQAAAEGKRWKLVGSVTRDASGTVTAAVEPMALSPEHPLAGISDATNAIAFSTDLLGTVTVSGPGAGRWETAYALLSDIIAIDAHQRALVGAGL from the coding sequence GTGAACCACCATGATCTCGCCCTCATCGGCTTCGGAGGCGTCAATCGCGCTCTCGCCGAGATCATCCGCGATCGAGGCGAGGCGCTCGCCGATGAACTCGGATTCACACTTCGCGTCGTCGCCATCACCGATCTCCGATTCGGTTCGCTCATGCAGTCCGACGGCATCGATCTGGACCACGTACTGAACCTGCCCTCGAACGCGAGCTTCGAGGGGATGCCGGGAGGCGCGGCGATGCCGAACAACGATCACGTCATCCGGCAGTCATCCGCCGACATCATCGTCGAGGCCACCTTCACGAACCCGGTCGACGGGGAGCCGGCGATCTCCCACGTCCGCGCGGCCCTCGAAAGCGGCAAGAGCGTCACGACGACCAACAAGGGACCGGTCGCCATCGCGCGCGCCGCGCTCAACCGCCTCGCCGACGAGAACGGCGTCCGGTTCGAGTACGAAGGATCGGTGATGAGCGGCACGCCCGTGCTGCGGTTCGGGCGCGAGACCATGAGCGGCCTGAGGATCAACGCGATCCAGGGCATCCTGAACGGCACCAGCAACTACGTCCTGGGCAAGATGGAGGGCGGGATGACTCTGCAGGCCGCGGTCGCCGAGGCGCAGGAACTCGGATACGCCGAGGCCGATCCGACTGCGGACATCGAAGGATCCGATGTGCAGCTGAAGGTCGTCATCCTCGCCAACGAGCTGCTCGGCGCCGACCTCACGACCGCAGACGTCGAGCGCCGCGGGATCAGCTCGCTCAGCGCCGCCGACATCGTGCAGGCGGCCGCCGAAGGGAAGCGCTGGAAGCTCGTCGGATCGGTGACGCGCGACGCGTCAGGCACGGTGACCGCAGCGGTGGAGCCGATGGCACTGTCGCCGGAGCATCCGCTGGCCGGAATCTCGGATGCCACCAACGCGATCGCGTTCAGCACCGACCTGCTCGGAACGGTCACCGTCTCCGGGCCCGGCGCGGGCCGCTGGGAGACCGCGTACGCCCTGCTCTCCGACATCATCGCCATCGACGCCCACCAGCGCGCGCTCGTCGGGGCCGGGCTGTGA